The Naumovozyma dairenensis CBS 421 chromosome 1, complete genome genome includes a region encoding these proteins:
- the TAT1 gene encoding amino acid transporter TAT1 (similar to Saccharomyces cerevisiae TAT1 (YBR069C); ancestral locus Anc_3.285) → MGDMLTTTPHKETTLQENQEDDSFKENAEETVKHISIEEASNETLNEKPEAHTQKCEYNPITHFKNFLNGFKRQKQNEEGADLEMQDTQLSKTIKARHLLMISLGTGIATGLLVGNGQVLSKAGPGGLVIGYFISSVMIYCMIQSAGELGICYRGLVGNFTRYSSLLIDPSLGFALSILYTFQWLTVLPLQLVTAAITIEFWTDLNPDIFVAIIFIVVIVVNLFGARGYAEAEFFCNLCKILMIIGFIILSIIIISGGAGNDGYIGAKYWKNPGAFANGFKGVCTVFTYAAFSYGGIEVLVLSIDEQENPIKVVPNCCKKVAYRILFIYLLTTILVCFLVPYTSPQLLGSLNKGENSGSHASPFVIAVESHGVKVVPHFINAVILISVISVANSSVYSSGRLLLSLSEQGTFPQFLNYIDQRGRPIRCFVISLTFGLIGFVASSEKRQDVFTWLLAISGLSQLFIWLAICLSHIRFRDAMKTQKKSMDEVGYKAQTGYWGSWVAVLIGLFSLVTQFWVAIAPVDKNGKLDVMSFFQNYLAFPIVLVAYFGHKLYYGNWCPLIPLSKIDLDSHRKIYSPEEITEIELQTSGETIFEKSGKEEGLNDNVTKEHDKKSVYSN, encoded by the coding sequence ATGGGCGACATGTTGACTACTACTCCACATAAAGAAACTACACTACAAGAAAACCAAGAAGAtgattctttcaaagaaaatgcAGAAGAAACTGTCAAAcatatttcaattgaagaagcATCGAACGAGACTCTTAATGAAAAACCAGAGGCACATACTCAAAAATGTGAGTATAATCCAATAACtcatttcaaaaatttcttaaacGGTTTTAAAAGACAAAAGCAAAATGAAGAGGGTGCTGACTTAGAAATGCAAGACACCCaactttcaaaaacaatcaaGGCTCGTCACTTACTAATGATAAGTTTGGGCACTGGTATTGCTACAGGTTTATTAGTAGGGAATGGTCAAGTTCTCTCTAAAGCTGGTCCAGGTGGTCTGGTCATTGGATATTTTATCTCCTCTGTAATGATTTATTGTATGATTCAGAGTGCTGGAGAACTTGGAATTTGTTACCGTGGATTGGTGGGAAACTTTACAAGATATTCCTCTCTATTAATTGATCCATCATTGGGATTTGCTCTTTCTATCTTATACACTTTCCAATGGTTGACTGTCTTACCTTTACAATTGGTTACTGCTGCTATCACCATTGAATTCTGGACAGATTTAAACCCTGATATATTTGTTgcaataatatttattgttgttattgttgtaaaTCTTTTTGGTGCAAGAGGGTACGCAGAAGCAGAGTTTTTTTGTAATCTATGCaagatattaatgattattgggtttattatattatctaTAATCATAATTTCTGGTGGTGCTGGTAATGATGGATACATCGGTGCaaaatattggaaaaatcCTGGTGCTTTTGCTAATGGATTCAAAGGTGTATGCACAGTATTCACCTATGCGGCATTTAGTTATGGTGGTATTGAAGTTCTTGTATTGAGCATcgatgaacaagaaaatccCATAAAGGTTGTGCCAAATTGTTGCAAAAAAGTGGCTTATAGGATtttattcatatatttgttGACAACAATTCTGGTTTGTTTTTTAGTCCCTTATACGAGCCCTCAATTACTAGGATCATTGAATAAGGGTGAAAATTCAGGGTCTCATGCATCACCGTTTGTAATTGCAGTTGAGTCTCATGGTGTTAAAGTTGTTCCCCATTTTATTAACGCTgtaatattaatttctgTCATTTCCGTTGCTAATTCATCAGTATATTCTTCAGGAAGACTTTTATTATCCTTAAGCGAACAAGGAACTTTTCCTCAGTTTTTAAACTACATTGACCAAAGAGGACGCCCAATACGTTGTTTTGTAATATCTCTTACATTTGGTTTGATTGGATTTGTTGCTTCGAGCGAGAAAAGACAAGATGTATTCACCTGGTTATTAGCCATATCTGGTCTTTCACAACTCTTCATTTGGTTGGCTATTTGTTTATCTCACATAAGATTTAGAGACGCAATGAAAACCCAAAAGAAATCGATGGATGAAGTTGGTTATAAAGCTCAAACAGGTTATTGGGGATCATGGGTAGCTGTATTAATAGGGTTGTTCAGTTTAGTGACACAATTCTGGGTGGCTATTGCCCCTGTTGACAAGAATGGTAAATTGGACGTTATGagtttttttcaaaactatCTAGCTTTCCCTATTGTGTTGGTTGCATATTTTGGACACAAACTTTACTACGGTAATTGGTGCCCTTTAATTCCTCTTTCCAAAATAGATTTAGACTCTcatagaaaaatatattcgCCAGAAGAAATTACTGAAATTGAATTACAGACATCTGGTGAGActatatttgaaaagtcAGGAAAAGAAGAGGGGCTTAATGACAATGTCACTAAAGAACACGACAAGAAATCCGTATACTCAAATTAA
- the TIP1 gene encoding putative lipase (similar to Saccharomyces cerevisiae TIP1 (YBR067C)) — MSKFAVLLATFASVSMVSALDEAQQTAELQAIIEDINSNLSDYLGLETGNSGFTIPPAVLRVYQQVMTYTDDSYTSLFTALDFDAITETITNLPWYSSRLLPAIERAVPTSSARASTTSEAARSSSTAAASSSAAASSSVAATSSAAASTRASSSATAATSSATANAVSEITDGQAQATRTVSQQSTNGAGKLGSFGVGAAVAGAAALLL; from the coding sequence ATGTCTAAATTCGCTGTTCTTTTAGCTACCTTCGCTTCCGTTTCCATGGTCTCAGCCTTAGATGAGGCCCAACAGACTGCCGAACTACAAGCTATTATCGAGGATATTAACTCCAATCTCTCTGACTATTTAGGACTTGAGACCGGTAACTCTGGTTTCACAATTCCTCCAGCTGTCTTGAGAGTTTATCAACAAGTTATGACCTACACCGATGATTCTTATACTTCTTTATTCACTGCTTTAGATTTTGATGCTATTACTGAAACTATCACCAACTTGCCATGGTATTCTTCAAGATTATTACCAGCTATTGAAAGGGCAGTTCCAACCTCATCCGCCAGGGCTTCTACTACATCTGAAGCTGCCAGGAGCTCAAGTACCGCTgctgcttcttcttctgctgctgcttcttcttctgttgCTGCTACCTCCTCTGCTGCTGCTTCAACCAGAGCATCCTCATCTGCAACTGCAGCTACCTCTTCCGCTACAGCCAATGCTGTTTCCGAAATTACAGATGGTCAAGCTCAAGCTACCCGAACTGTTTCCCAACAAAGTACAAATGGTGCCGGTAAACTAGGCTCCTTCGGTGTTGGTGCTGCTGTTGCCGGTGCTGCTGCCTTGTTGTTATAA
- the BAP2 gene encoding branched-chain amino acid permease BAP2 (similar to Saccharomyces cerevisiae BAP2 (YBR068C) and BAP3 (YDR046C); ancestral locus Anc_3.284), which produces MPSSSKEGGSPEIKTFDSSVKLSEITEKSTPVFPLDSTLKRRTHFTKFVDSFRRAEDKHADSDLEDGSKSITSDDDHMKKAMKSRHVIMMTLGTGIGTGLLVANGKGLALAGPAPLVLGYGLVSFVTYFMIQAAGEMAVTYPTMPASFNTYASIFVSKPFGFATVWLFCIQWLTVLPLELITASMTIKYWNDTINPDVFIVIFYVFLLFIHFFGVKAYGETEFIFNSCKILMIAGFIILSIVINCGGAGRDGYIGNKYWINPGAFASESPAARFKGVAYILVTGYFSYGGTELFSLSVNEQKNPRKSTPAAAKQSIYRILIIYLLTMILIGFNVPHDSDQLMGAGGSATHASPYVLAASLHGVKVVPHFINAVILISVVSVANSALYASPRLMRSLAEQGYAPKWFNYVDREGRPLRALCICGLFGVIGFVACSPQEEQAFTWLAAIAGLSELFTWSSIFISHIRFRMAMKVQGKSLEELGYRATTGIWGSVYSVFFNMLVFIAQFWVALSPPKSNGKYDAEGFFESYLAAPLWLVFYFGYMIYSRDFTFLTPLDKIDLDFHRRIYDPELLRQEDAETKERLRNSGWLARLRSFWC; this is translated from the coding sequence ATGCCTAGCTCATCAAAGGAAGGCGGGTCTCCCGAAATAAAGACCTTTGATTCCTCTGTAAAACTTTCGGAAATAACTGAAAAATCTACACCAGTTTTCCCATTAGACTCCACTTTAAAGAGAAGGACCCATTTCACTAAATTCGTAGACTCCTTTAGAAGAGCAGAAGACAAACATGCAGATTCAGACTTAGAAGATGGTTCCAAATCTATAACATCAGACGACGATCACATGAAAAAGGCCATGAAATCAAGGCATGTCATTATGATGACCCTTGGTACAGGTATTGGTACAGGTCTTTTAGTTGCAAACGGGAAAGGTTTAGCATTGGCAGGTCCAGCACCTTTAGTACTTGGTTATGGGTTAGTTTCATTTGTCACATACTTCATGATTCAAGCAGCAGGTGAAATGGCTGTCACATATCCTACAATGCCTGCAAGTTTTAATACATACGCTTCTATTTTCGTCTCTAAACCTTTTGGGTTTGCTACTGTGTGGCTATTCTGTATCCAATGGTTAACAGTTTTACCTTTAGAATTAATTACCGCTTCAATGACCATTAAGTATTGGAATGATACAATAAATCCAGATGTATTCATTGTCATATTCTACGTCTTTTTACTATTCATCCATTTCTTTGGTGTCAAAGCTTACGGTGAGACCGaatttatctttaataGTTGTAAGATTCTAATGATCGCAGGTTTCATCATCCTTTCTATCGTCATTAATTGTGGTGGTGCCGGTAGAGACGGTTATAttggtaataaatattgGATAAATCCTGGTGCGTTCGCTTCAGAGAGCCCAGCTGCAAGATTCAAAGGTGTTGCATACATCTTAGTTACTGGTTATTTCTCTTACGGTGGTACTGAATTGTTTTCCTTGTCTGTCAATGAACAAAAGAACCCAAGAAAATCCACCCCTGCTGCTGCCAAACAAAGTATCTACCGTATCCTTATAATTTACTTACTAACGATGATTCTAATTGGGTTCAACGTTCCTCATGATAGTGATCAATTGATGGGTGCTGGAGGCTCTGCAACTCATGCTTCTCCATACGTCCTTGCTGCATCTTTACATGGTGTGAAGGTTGTTCCACATTTCATCAATGCCGTCATTTTAATTTCTGTTGTTTCCGTTGCAAACTCTGCATTATATGCCTCACCTAGATTAATGCGTTCTTTAGCAGAACAAGGTTATGCTCCTAAATGGTTTAATTACGTCGATAGAGAAGGGAGACCATTACGTGCATTATGTATATGTGGTCTATTTGGTGTCATCGGTTTCGTTGCATGTTCACCACAAGAAGAACAAGCTTTCACATGGTTAGCTGCCATTGCTGGGTTAAGTGAATTATTTACATGGTCTTCTATTTTCATATCTCATATACGATTCAGAATGGCTATGAAAGTTCAAGGTaaatcattagaagaattagGATACAGGGCAACAACAGGTATCTGGGGGTCCGTTTATAgtgttttcttcaatatgCTAGTGTTCATTGCTCAATTCTGGGTGGCTTTATCTCCACCAAAAAGTAATGGTAAATATGATGCAGAAGGATTTTTCGAAAGTTATTTGGCTGCTCCATTATGGTTAGTATTCTATTTCGgatatatgatatattcGAGAGATTTTACGTTCTTAACACCTCTGGATAAGATTGATTTGGATTTCCATAGACGCATATATGATCCTGAATTATTAAGACAAGAAGACGCGGAAACTAAAGAAAGGCTAAGAAATTCCGGCTGGTTGGCTAGACTACGTAGTTTCTGGTGCTAG